The region ATCTTGCTCTGTTTCATTGATCTATAGTTCAACTGGCAATCGTGGACAAAAAGCACGAAAAACAAGTATCGCTTTTGCTGATATTGCCGACTAAAAGTGACTTTCATACAAATGAGATATTCTAATTATCCTATGATATTAATAAATTATTAATTTGCCTTTTTTGCAAACAGGGAATATTATATCAAAAAACTGAAACAACGAGCATCATATATTAATTGTTAGCTGTACGGAATATTAAAAGACAATGGATAAAGATCAACTTGTAGAATATCTAAATCAGTATATTCAATCAGATGAACCGGCACATTTTTGTCCATCTGACACAGAAAGACTATTAATATCTGATATACCAGAAGGTATTAAAATTGAAATTTCTGAACTTGATGGAAAGGGCATTCGCAATATTCAGCTTGAGGGTGAGTTTGAGAAACAAAATGGCAAATTGTATCTGCACATGTCTCATAGTTGGTACAGAAAATGGTGGGCTGCACCATTGGGTATGTCTTACCACATGGATCTTATTAAAAGACTTATAGAATTCAGACAAAAAGAAGACCAGAACATTGAATGTATTGAATTCGAAGATGAAGGTGATTGGTGTCACTTGTACTATTCTATTATTGTTCCTGAAAAATTTGAAACACTTTATGAAGCGTATGACTTCGGTATTGATTTCTCAATTTGGAAAGATAGAATTCTTAATAAAATCCAAAACAAAATTGGTTCGATTGTAAGCGAAATTGCCGATGAATATTCATCATTTAAATCTCTCGAATTTCCAGAAATTATCAATAGAGTAGAGAACGAAAAAGACTCCAATGTTAAGGGTAGATTGCTTGAAGAGTTAATGTATAAATTTTTCAGTTTTGTTGATGGCTTCAAAATTATTGAGAGATTAAAAACACAAACAGAAGAAATTGACTTAGTTATCTTGAACAAATCTAAAATTCCATTATGGCAAAAGGAATCCGCTCTTATTTTAG is a window of Pseudomonadota bacterium DNA encoding:
- a CDS encoding restriction endonuclease; translation: MDKDQLVEYLNQYIQSDEPAHFCPSDTERLLISDIPEGIKIEISELDGKGIRNIQLEGEFEKQNGKLYLHMSHSWYRKWWAAPLGMSYHMDLIKRLIEFRQKEDQNIECIEFEDEGDWCHLYYSIIVPEKFETLYEAYDFGIDFSIWKDRILNKIQNKIGSIVSEIADEYSSFKSLEFPEIINRVENEKDSNVKGRLLEELMYKFFSFVDGFKIIERLKTQTEEIDLVILNKSKIPLWQKESALILVECKNWSSKCGKNELVIFKEKISNSKGRAKIGFFVSWNGFAGTFTKEDLRSSQGDILIIPVTGKDIIEALSGSMEGHLENWWVNATST